The following proteins come from a genomic window of Blastococcus sp. HT6-30:
- a CDS encoding hydantoinase B/oxoprolinase family protein, translating to MSLTDSSVAADPVLVEIVAGTLAAIEKEVETSIGRTSRSPMIRDAHDFRAGIHDRQLRKLTGRSYSALVHPVVRDYPIETMNAGDVYFHNDVYLSEGGIGHLPDLCVTVPVFAHVDGAERVVAFVQAFGHHDDIGGAVPGSMPSAATSVYEEGLMVPPIKLWDRGVPNESALKIMTRNSRMPDSLAADLDAECSACLAGARRLGELFDRYGVAAVEACFDAILDGSTEIYRREILSQIPDGTYVWEDYAEHDGVEEPQLHRQRITLTMDSARETPLVIDFTGTGPQAKGPINHCGDYADGNFLKKWLAPILRNLAESPERMAQLDVNEGVVPLIEMRFPEKGTLLTPIFPAPTNARTFVILRLLGVLAGVLAKATGGRMPADQETIRYTGVYGTDFDGQPYLMREVLGGGSGGRYYADGEDTIHVVPDSRNLPTEFTEGRFPLRVERLGLATDSGGPGRYRGGCGYEKHIRVLRDAHFMSIADRSILACWGVRGGKAGRPFQITVDPGGPDEHEVDALADAEPLKAGTVVRIRTTGGGGWGDPLDRPVEEVLRDIAWRKVSVQGARDDYGVVVREDGTADEAATETLRAELRGARTGEEPFFDRGPGYATLSGGAAFNEFDVL from the coding sequence ATGAGCCTCACCGACAGCAGCGTCGCCGCCGACCCGGTTCTCGTCGAGATCGTCGCCGGCACACTCGCGGCGATCGAGAAGGAGGTCGAGACCTCCATCGGGCGGACCTCGCGCTCGCCGATGATCCGCGACGCCCACGACTTCCGGGCCGGCATCCACGACCGGCAGCTGCGCAAGCTCACCGGCCGCTCGTACTCGGCGCTGGTGCACCCGGTGGTGCGCGACTACCCGATCGAGACGATGAACGCCGGGGACGTCTACTTCCACAACGACGTCTACCTGTCCGAGGGGGGCATCGGCCACCTGCCGGACCTCTGCGTCACCGTGCCGGTGTTCGCACACGTGGACGGCGCGGAGCGCGTGGTCGCCTTCGTGCAGGCGTTCGGCCACCACGACGACATCGGCGGGGCCGTCCCCGGCTCGATGCCGAGCGCGGCGACCAGCGTGTACGAGGAGGGGCTGATGGTCCCCCCGATCAAGCTGTGGGACCGCGGCGTGCCCAACGAGAGCGCGCTGAAGATCATGACCCGCAACTCGCGGATGCCCGACTCGCTGGCCGCCGACCTCGACGCCGAGTGCTCGGCCTGCCTGGCCGGCGCCCGGCGGCTGGGCGAGTTGTTCGACCGGTACGGCGTGGCCGCGGTCGAGGCCTGCTTCGACGCGATCCTGGACGGCTCCACCGAGATCTACCGGCGCGAGATCCTGTCGCAGATCCCCGACGGCACCTACGTCTGGGAGGACTACGCCGAGCACGACGGGGTCGAGGAGCCGCAGCTGCACCGCCAGCGGATCACGCTGACCATGGATTCGGCGAGGGAAACCCCGCTGGTCATCGACTTCACCGGCACTGGCCCGCAGGCCAAGGGCCCGATCAACCACTGCGGCGACTACGCCGACGGCAACTTCCTGAAGAAGTGGCTGGCGCCGATCCTGCGCAACCTGGCCGAGAGCCCGGAGCGGATGGCCCAGCTCGACGTGAACGAGGGCGTCGTCCCGCTGATCGAGATGCGCTTCCCCGAGAAGGGCACGCTGCTCACCCCGATCTTCCCGGCGCCGACCAACGCCCGGACGTTCGTCATCCTGCGGCTGCTCGGCGTCCTCGCGGGCGTGCTCGCCAAGGCCACCGGCGGCCGGATGCCCGCCGACCAGGAGACGATCCGCTACACCGGCGTCTACGGCACGGACTTCGACGGGCAGCCCTACCTGATGCGCGAGGTGCTCGGTGGCGGCTCGGGCGGGCGCTACTACGCCGACGGCGAGGACACGATCCACGTCGTCCCCGACTCCCGGAACCTGCCCACCGAGTTCACCGAGGGCCGCTTCCCCCTCCGCGTGGAGCGGCTCGGCCTGGCGACGGACTCCGGCGGCCCTGGGCGCTACCGCGGTGGCTGCGGCTACGAGAAGCACATCCGGGTGCTGCGCGACGCCCACTTCATGTCGATCGCCGACCGCTCGATCCTCGCCTGCTGGGGCGTCAGAGGCGGCAAGGCCGGGCGGCCGTTCCAGATCACCGTCGACCCGGGCGGTCCGGACGAGCACGAGGTGGACGCGCTGGCCGACGCCGAGCCGCTCAAGGCTGGCACCGTCGTCCGGATCCGGACGACGGGCGGCGGCGGCTGGGGCGACCCGCTGGACCGGCCGGTCGAGGAGGTGCTGCGCGACATCGCCTGGCGCAAGGTGTCGGTCCAGGGCGCGCGGGACGACTACGGCGTGGTGGTCCGCGAGGACGGCACCGCCGACGAGGCCGCCACCGAGACGCTGCGCGCGGAGCTGCGGGGCGCCCGGACCGGCGAGGAGCCGTTCTTCGACCGCGGCCCGGGGTACGCCACCCTCTCCGGCGGCGCGGCCTTCAACGAGTTCGACGTCCTGTAG
- a CDS encoding hydantoinase/oxoprolinase family protein, giving the protein MTARRVRIGIDTGGTFTDVVAVDEETGATTTTKTPSTPADPAEGFLNGVRKVLGIMGLDGSAVTAVSHGTTVATNQLLEGKLDRIGFITTEGYESVLEIARQSVPDGYGNSYFWVKPPRIVPADLVRTVRGRLDHTGAEVRPFDVDDARAAARFFRDAGITTIGVCFLHAYANDAHERAMLELIRAEHPGAVVSISSQVLREYREYERSVTTLVDAAVKPKVGAYVTNIRTRLDEIAPGVPFYVMKSNGGVLSATEVVHQPITTMLSGPAAGALGAALIAGTAGFDRVLTCDGGGTSTDVTVVIDGEPALTTEGSVGDYPSKIPMIDVVTVGAGGGSIAWLSPEGTLKVGPKSAGADPGPICYPSGGDQPTVTDAHVVLGRIPPHLLGGEIPLSVDAARAGLEQLGGKLDLTLERTATGILEISAWNQANALRQVTVAKGLDVRDFTLTTFGGSGSLLACRLMDILNLPRTLVPPNPGNVSAFGLLTVDVRNDYVQTVVSKHLDLDLDRVRSVYGALEDQAREALDGEGFGRDEQRMQRTADLRYVGQAFEVRVPVPDGRLDAEGSDTVAQAFHAAHRQLYGYDFADDPRQAVEWVNLRVSGIGPIRRPDLVEMPAKPGGVDRTVTGSRPVFFDDWVDTPTYDRPGLAPGDVVHGPAIVEEFGSTVPVHPGFTATVDAHGNLILTRETTSDLLLTKETGR; this is encoded by the coding sequence ATGACTGCGCGCCGGGTCCGCATCGGCATCGACACCGGCGGGACGTTCACCGACGTCGTCGCGGTGGACGAGGAGACCGGCGCGACCACCACCACCAAGACGCCGTCCACGCCCGCCGATCCGGCGGAGGGCTTCCTGAACGGGGTCCGGAAGGTCCTGGGCATCATGGGCCTGGACGGGTCCGCCGTCACGGCCGTCAGCCACGGGACGACGGTCGCCACCAACCAGCTGCTCGAGGGCAAGCTGGACCGGATCGGCTTCATCACCACCGAGGGCTACGAGTCGGTGCTGGAGATCGCCCGCCAGTCGGTGCCCGACGGCTACGGCAACAGCTACTTCTGGGTGAAGCCGCCGCGGATCGTCCCGGCCGACCTGGTGCGCACCGTGCGCGGTCGCCTGGATCACACCGGCGCCGAGGTCCGCCCGTTCGACGTGGACGACGCGCGTGCGGCCGCCCGCTTCTTCCGCGACGCCGGCATCACCACCATCGGCGTCTGCTTCCTGCACGCCTACGCGAACGACGCCCACGAGCGGGCGATGCTCGAGCTGATCCGCGCGGAGCACCCTGGCGCCGTGGTGAGCATCAGCTCGCAGGTGCTGCGGGAGTACCGGGAGTACGAGCGCTCGGTGACCACGCTCGTCGACGCCGCGGTCAAGCCCAAGGTCGGCGCCTACGTCACCAACATCCGCACCCGCCTGGACGAGATCGCGCCGGGCGTGCCGTTCTACGTGATGAAGAGCAACGGCGGCGTCCTGTCGGCGACCGAGGTGGTGCACCAGCCGATCACCACGATGCTCTCCGGCCCGGCGGCCGGTGCCCTGGGCGCGGCGCTGATCGCGGGGACCGCCGGGTTCGACCGCGTGCTCACCTGCGACGGCGGGGGCACCTCGACCGACGTCACCGTCGTCATCGACGGCGAGCCGGCACTGACCACCGAGGGCTCGGTCGGTGACTACCCGTCGAAGATCCCGATGATCGACGTCGTCACCGTCGGTGCGGGCGGCGGCTCGATCGCCTGGCTGTCCCCCGAGGGCACCTTGAAGGTGGGACCGAAGTCGGCCGGCGCGGACCCCGGACCGATCTGCTACCCGTCGGGCGGCGACCAGCCGACGGTCACCGACGCGCACGTCGTCCTCGGCCGCATCCCCCCGCACCTGCTGGGCGGGGAGATCCCGCTGTCGGTGGACGCGGCGCGCGCGGGCCTCGAGCAGCTCGGTGGAAAGCTGGACCTCACGCTGGAGCGCACCGCCACCGGGATCCTGGAGATCTCCGCGTGGAACCAGGCGAACGCGCTGCGCCAGGTGACCGTGGCCAAGGGTCTCGACGTCCGCGATTTCACGCTCACCACCTTCGGCGGCTCGGGCTCGCTGCTGGCCTGCCGGCTGATGGACATCCTCAACCTGCCGCGCACGCTGGTTCCCCCGAACCCGGGCAACGTGAGCGCGTTCGGGCTGCTGACCGTGGACGTCCGCAACGACTACGTGCAGACCGTGGTCAGCAAGCACCTCGACCTGGACCTGGATCGGGTGCGCTCGGTCTACGGCGCGCTGGAGGACCAGGCCCGCGAGGCGCTGGACGGCGAGGGCTTCGGCCGCGACGAGCAGCGCATGCAGCGGACGGCGGACCTGCGCTACGTCGGCCAGGCCTTCGAGGTGCGGGTGCCCGTGCCCGACGGCCGACTCGACGCCGAGGGCAGTGACACGGTTGCACAGGCATTCCACGCCGCGCACCGCCAGCTCTACGGCTACGACTTCGCCGACGACCCGCGCCAGGCCGTGGAGTGGGTGAACCTCCGGGTCAGCGGGATCGGGCCGATCCGCCGTCCCGACCTCGTCGAAATGCCTGCGAAGCCGGGGGGCGTGGACCGCACCGTCACCGGTTCCCGCCCGGTCTTCTTCGACGACTGGGTGGACACCCCGACCTACGACCGGCCCGGCCTCGCCCCCGGCGACGTCGTGCACGGCCCGGCGATCGTCGAGGAGTTCGGCTCGACCGTCCCGGTGCACCCCGGCTTCACCGCCACCGTCGATGCCCACGGGAACCTCATCCTCACGCGAGAGACCACGAGCGACCTGCTGCTCACGAAGGAGACCGGCCGATGA
- a CDS encoding YetF domain-containing protein, with product MMDQLGIDAGTAGFVVLTTVAMYLLLVLCVRLVGQRSLATMSSFDLGCAIALGAVVGRTVLLLDPTLATGAVAMVTLFATQTALARLRQSRWADRLMNRPPVLLMAGDTPLRENMRAAHVAEDELRQKLRLAGIRNLAEVRCVVLERTGAVSVVRRSEPLDPWLFSDVPGAEHLCGAEEPGGRPTSS from the coding sequence ATGATGGATCAGCTGGGGATCGACGCGGGAACGGCCGGGTTCGTCGTCCTGACCACCGTGGCCATGTACCTGCTCCTGGTGCTCTGCGTCCGGCTGGTGGGGCAGCGCAGCCTCGCCACCATGTCGAGCTTCGACCTCGGCTGCGCCATCGCGCTCGGCGCGGTCGTCGGTCGCACGGTGCTGCTGCTCGACCCCACGCTGGCCACCGGCGCCGTCGCCATGGTCACGCTGTTCGCGACCCAGACCGCGCTCGCCCGGCTACGGCAGAGCCGGTGGGCCGACCGGCTGATGAACCGGCCGCCGGTCCTGCTCATGGCCGGGGACACCCCGCTGCGGGAGAACATGCGCGCCGCCCACGTCGCCGAGGACGAGCTGCGCCAGAAACTGCGGCTGGCCGGGATCCGCAACCTCGCCGAGGTGCGGTGCGTGGTCCTCGAGCGCACCGGGGCGGTGAGCGTGGTGCGCCGGTCGGAGCCGCTGGACCCGTGGCTGTTCTCCGACGTGCCCGGTGCCGAGCACCTCTGCGGGGCGGAGGAGCCCGGCGGGCGGCCGACGTCGTCCTGA
- a CDS encoding MarR family winged helix-turn-helix transcriptional regulator — protein sequence MADDGAGELGDLLMRVARSQRRRWRDALAPWDLSPHQARALRVICARDGVRLSDLADSLHIAPRSATEVADGLQERGLVERTPDPGDRRAVLLRPTAEGRRVRDEVGRARAADSAELFGRLGPEDQAALTRILRALAD from the coding sequence GTGGCGGATGACGGGGCCGGCGAGCTGGGCGACCTGCTGATGCGGGTGGCCCGCAGCCAGCGCCGCCGCTGGCGGGACGCTCTGGCTCCCTGGGACCTCTCCCCGCACCAGGCGCGGGCGCTGCGGGTGATCTGCGCGCGCGACGGCGTCCGGCTGTCCGACCTCGCCGACTCCCTGCACATCGCCCCCCGCTCGGCGACCGAGGTGGCCGACGGGCTGCAGGAGCGCGGCCTGGTCGAGCGCACCCCCGATCCGGGCGACCGCCGGGCGGTGCTCCTCCGCCCGACCGCCGAGGGCCGGCGCGTCCGCGACGAGGTCGGGCGCGCACGGGCCGCCGACTCCGCCGAGCTCTTCGGCCGCCTCGGGCCCGAAGACCAGGCCGCGCTCACCCGGATCCTGCGCGCGCTCGCCGACTGA
- a CDS encoding ABC transporter ATP-binding protein: protein MMMTGGRGGGPGGGGGNAGRKPDPADRAQLERSPVRWSRVATLFRPYRWQLAVVVALIVASSAVALATPFLIRLVIDEAIPEQDVPLLLWAVGGMLAVTVVTAVLGVVQTWLSTTVGQRVMHGLRTAVFTHLQRQSLGFFTRTKGGEVQSRLMNDVGSMQSVVTSTATSFASSATTVIGTVVAMAVLSWRLSLLSLVVLPPAVWLTRRVARMRRAITAQRQRHLADLHSQVEEGLSVSGVLLGKTLGAGPAQSQRFAGTSEFLVDLEVRSQLAGRWRMATMSIVFAGIPALIYLAAGLPATSGGMTIGTLVAFTTLQGALFRPLMQLLDIGVSLTASMALFSRVFEYLDLPVDIADPADPVPLEATAVRGEVRFEHVGFRYPDGARPALSDVDVTVPAGSTLALVGETGSGKSTLASLVARLNDPTTGRVLIDGVDVRDVSLADLARVVGVVSQDTYLLHGTVRENLLHARPEATDADLVDAARRAQVHQVIAALPDGYETVVGARGHRFSGGEKQRLAIARTLLRDPRVLVLDEATSALDNETERAVQAALDEASRGRTTITIAHRLSTVRDADRIVVLDAGRVAEQGTHEELMALGGRYARLAGIAQRDAVLAG from the coding sequence ATGATGATGACCGGTGGCCGGGGTGGCGGGCCCGGTGGTGGCGGCGGCAACGCCGGGCGGAAGCCCGACCCCGCCGACCGCGCCCAGCTCGAGCGCTCCCCGGTCCGGTGGAGCCGGGTGGCCACGCTCTTCCGGCCCTACCGGTGGCAGCTGGCCGTGGTGGTGGCCCTGATCGTGGCGTCCTCGGCCGTCGCGCTGGCCACCCCGTTCCTCATCCGGCTGGTCATCGACGAGGCGATCCCCGAGCAGGACGTTCCCCTGCTGCTGTGGGCCGTCGGCGGGATGCTCGCCGTCACCGTCGTCACGGCGGTCCTCGGCGTGGTGCAGACCTGGCTGTCCACCACCGTCGGGCAGCGGGTCATGCATGGTTTGCGGACGGCGGTCTTCACCCACCTGCAGCGCCAGTCGCTGGGCTTCTTCACCCGCACCAAGGGCGGTGAGGTGCAGTCCCGGCTGATGAACGACGTCGGCAGCATGCAGTCGGTGGTCACCTCGACGGCGACCTCCTTCGCATCGAGCGCCACCACGGTCATCGGCACGGTGGTCGCGATGGCCGTGCTGAGCTGGCGGCTGTCCCTGCTCTCGTTGGTGGTGCTGCCCCCGGCGGTCTGGCTCACCCGCCGGGTCGCCCGCATGCGGCGGGCGATCACCGCCCAGCGCCAGCGCCACCTGGCCGACCTGCACTCCCAGGTCGAGGAGGGCCTGAGCGTCAGCGGCGTGCTGCTGGGCAAGACGCTGGGCGCGGGGCCGGCGCAGTCGCAGCGGTTCGCCGGCACCTCGGAGTTCCTGGTCGACCTCGAGGTGCGCTCGCAGCTGGCCGGCCGCTGGCGCATGGCCACGATGAGCATCGTGTTCGCAGGCATCCCGGCGCTGATCTACCTGGCCGCGGGCCTGCCGGCGACCTCGGGCGGCATGACCATCGGCACCCTCGTCGCCTTCACGACCCTGCAGGGCGCGCTGTTCCGCCCGCTCATGCAGCTGCTGGACATCGGCGTCTCGCTCACCGCCTCGATGGCGCTGTTCAGCCGGGTGTTCGAGTACCTCGACCTGCCCGTCGACATCGCCGACCCCGCCGACCCGGTTCCGCTCGAGGCCACCGCCGTCCGCGGCGAGGTGCGGTTCGAGCACGTCGGCTTCCGCTACCCCGATGGGGCCCGCCCCGCGCTCTCCGACGTCGACGTGACCGTCCCCGCCGGCTCCACGCTCGCGCTGGTCGGCGAGACCGGCTCGGGCAAGAGCACGCTGGCCTCGCTGGTGGCCCGGCTCAACGACCCCACCACCGGGCGGGTGCTCATCGACGGGGTCGACGTGCGCGACGTGTCGCTGGCCGACCTCGCCCGCGTCGTCGGCGTCGTCTCGCAGGACACCTACCTGCTGCACGGCACCGTCCGGGAGAACCTGCTGCACGCCCGGCCGGAGGCCACCGACGCCGACCTGGTCGACGCCGCCCGCCGGGCGCAGGTGCACCAGGTCATCGCCGCGCTGCCCGACGGGTACGAGACGGTCGTCGGCGCCCGCGGGCACCGGTTCTCCGGCGGGGAGAAGCAGCGGCTGGCCATCGCCCGCACGCTGCTGCGCGATCCCCGGGTGCTCGTTCTCGACGAGGCGACCAGCGCCCTGGACAACGAGACGGAGCGGGCGGTGCAGGCGGCGCTCGACGAGGCCAGCCGCGGCCGCACGACGATCACGATCGCGCACCGGCTCTCCACGGTGCGCGACGCCGACCGGATCGTCGTCCTGGACGCCGGGCGGGTCGCCGAGCAGGGCACGCACGAGGAGCTCATGGCCCTCGGCGGCCGGTACGCCCGGCTGGCCGGCATCGCGCAGCGGGACGCCGTCCTCGCCGGCTGA